CGAGCTGGCGGCCAATCTCCTTGTAGTTCATATCGGCATATTCTTTTAGAATAAGCACTTCTTTTAAATTGCCAGGAAGCTTGTTTAAGGCTTCGAGCGCAATTTTTTTTGCTTCCTTTTTTAAAAGTTCAGTTTCGCCGCTTTCCATTTGCTGACGGCCTTCATAAAGCGCCTTGTGGTAAGCGTTCGCCTCTCTGACTTTCCGTTTTGCATAATTCAGCGAAGCGTTTTTTACAACTCTAATTAGCCAGAAAACTGCGTCATTTATAGAAGGAAAAACCATTGCTTTTTCGTTTGCCTTTATAAATGAGTCGTGAACCAAATCTTCGGCGGCTTCTTCATCTTCTACAATTTTAAACGAAACTTTGAACAAAAGTTCCATTGCAGAGTCGTATAATTTTCTAAAGTCTTTTGAATCCGCGCAATTTATCGAGCCTGATTCACTTT
The DNA window shown above is from uncultured Treponema sp. and carries:
- a CDS encoding sigma-70 family RNA polymerase sigma factor, producing the protein MFSFNKSESGSINCADSKDFRKLYDSAMELLFKVSFKIVEDEEAAEDLVHDSFIKANEKAMVFPSINDAVFWLIRVVKNASLNYAKRKVREANAYHKALYEGRQQMESGETELLKKEAKKIALEALNKLPGNLKEVLILKEYADMNYKEIGRQLGITEGNVKVRVFRAKAQLLKLIGEEDVYLS